Proteins from a single region of Sandaracinaceae bacterium:
- the ybeY gene encoding rRNA maturation RNase YbeY: protein MSVHVSTTRLERRSLRPADVRWRAEQMLAALRLPNAELSVLLCDDTTIHELNREYRHKDKPTDVLAFAMREGEHAELHPDLLGDVVISLDTARRQAHAGGKTIVAEVTILLAHGLLHLVGYDHQTDAEERRMNAMVDVLRAACVRRRS, encoded by the coding sequence ATGAGCGTCCACGTCAGCACCACGCGCCTCGAGCGCCGCTCGCTGCGCCCCGCAGACGTGCGTTGGCGGGCCGAACAGATGCTCGCGGCGCTTCGGCTCCCGAACGCCGAGCTGAGCGTCCTGCTCTGTGACGACACCACCATCCACGAGCTGAATCGCGAGTACCGGCACAAGGACAAGCCCACGGACGTGCTCGCGTTCGCCATGCGTGAGGGGGAGCACGCCGAGCTACACCCGGACCTGCTGGGCGACGTCGTGATCAGCCTCGACACCGCACGCCGACAGGCGCATGCGGGGGGCAAAACGATCGTCGCAGAGGTGACGATCTTGCTCGCCCACGGGTTGTTGCACCTGGTGGGCTACGACCACCAGACGGACGCCGAAGAACGTCGCATGAACGCGATGGTGGACGTCCTCCGTGCAGCGTGTGTGCGTCGTCGCTCCTGA